The genomic window CCTCTTCCTTGCCATGTCAGTGCATATTGCGATCCCGTCACTAAGCCCGGTGATCTCGATCCCGCCGCTTCATGGATTGGCTTGCCTGAGTGTGATCGCCATTGTCTGGGGCGCAGCAAAGCGATTGGGGCAAAAAATACCGCTCACCGCGATACTTACGCTCTCTGCTGTTTCGTGTGTCGCTCTTTTTTATGCCCTTCACTCATCGGAACACTCACTCGCCTTGCTCATACAAAATGGCACCAGCGGTCTTTTGTTCGGGATTGGAGCGGTCATTTTGTGGACCACGCGTTCGACCGATTTGCTTGACCGGTTTTTGGTGACGACGATCAGCCTTCTGGCCGTCTTTAGCCTCTTCCGCCCGTTCGTAGTGCTGGCGCTTCACGTCGATTTGGCGCCCCTGATTGAAAGAGAACTCGAAGTCGCCGCGGTCAATGTCGTCATTATGACTTTGCTCACTGCAATGCTGGGAGGGGTTCTTGTTGCTATCGCGATCAAGGAAGCTCTTGATATTCGTCATAGCTCTGCCCGCATTGATCCGATCTCAGGCTTTCTGGACCTTCGCACATTTGAGCAAAATGGCGGGCAGGCTTTGGCCAATGCGCAACGCCTGAATATGCCTGCAAGCGTGGCCATCGTTGAATTTGACCGTTTTGACAGCTTGCAAAACAATTGGGGGCACGACACGGTTGATCGGATCATGCGTGAGATTTGCGATCTGGTCCGGTCAAGCCAACGAGAAAGCGATATTATCGGACGTATTGGCGAACATCGGCTCGCAATTCTGTTTGTCGGTGTGGGCGCTCAATCAGCGCTATCGATCATCCAGCACTTGCGCAAAGACATTGACCACAAATTGAACGATTGCATGAGAGGCGGCCTCAGATTCACGCTGTCAGCCTCGATTAGACAGAGCGAGCAACACAAGAATTTGCCTTCGCTTTTGTCAGCGACAATGCAACCTCTTGGCCCAAAGCAAAACCTGGGACCGGGCACCACATTCGTCAATGGCGTGCATATCCGCCCCTATCCCTTGGGAAAGCCCGGCGATGAAAACTTTATCGCTCTAGGCTAAAAATCTGCCGCAGGCGACTGCGGCAAGATTGGGCCTATTTCGGTCGGGAATAACGCCAGATGCAACCATTGCGTGCATCAGTCGTACTTATTCATGGGGCAAGCAAAGATACTTAGTGGATGGGATGGTCCTTGAGTTTTCTCAAGCGCCAAAACACGCTTTGGAGTGAGGATGCTTGCAAAATGAAACGAGACACAATGGATCGCCATGGTGCGCCGCGACCTCGGACTATCGATCACAACACCATCAATCACACCGCCCGTCGCCTTTTTGAAGAACGGCAATTGCGAGCCGAGTATTTGCCACTGGGAGATCTGCTTGGCGAAGCGGCTTGGGATATTCTGCTCTTTTTGTTCTTTACTCAGGCACAAGGAAAAGGCGCAAAAGTCGACAGCTTGGCGATTGCATCGCGAATGCCTGTTTCACGAACCTTGCGTTGGCTTGAGCGGTTAGAACAAAAAGAAATGGTCTTTGCCTACCGCGACGAGGAGAACAGCGATGAGGTTTACCTGCGCCTTACCGCAAAAGGCCATTTGGCGATGTCGCGATACCTTGAAAAAATCGCCATGCGCGAATTGCGCTAAGGATCAGTTCATACCTTCATAGGCTTCAACGATGCGTCCCACGATGGGGTGGCGCACCACATCGCCTGCCCCAAAGCGGATCGTTCCGAAACCCTCGACCCCTTCGAGCTTTTCGACCGCATCGGCAAGCCCGCTCATCCGGTCGCCGCCGGGAATATCAACCTGACGCGGGTCGCCGCAAATGACCATGCGCGAATTTTGCCCGAAGCGGGTCAAAAACATCTTCATTTGCTCGCGTGTGGTATTTTGCGCCTCGTCCAGAATCACAAAAGCATCTGCAAGCGTGCGGCCGCGCATGAAGGCAATCGGCGCAATTTCAATCTCACCGCTTTCGATGCGGCGCTCCACCTGCTCTGGCGGCATACAATCGTATAG from Erythrobacter sp. SCSIO 43205 includes these protein-coding regions:
- a CDS encoding GGDEF domain-containing protein — protein: MQIVAALVWPALAFVFAVVFAGLWQADRARAHLAGFAAGFFALFLAMSVHIAIPSLSPVISIPPLHGLACLSVIAIVWGAAKRLGQKIPLTAILTLSAVSCVALFYALHSSEHSLALLIQNGTSGLLFGIGAVILWTTRSTDLLDRFLVTTISLLAVFSLFRPFVVLALHVDLAPLIERELEVAAVNVVIMTLLTAMLGGVLVAIAIKEALDIRHSSARIDPISGFLDLRTFEQNGGQALANAQRLNMPASVAIVEFDRFDSLQNNWGHDTVDRIMREICDLVRSSQRESDIIGRIGEHRLAILFVGVGAQSALSIIQHLRKDIDHKLNDCMRGGLRFTLSASIRQSEQHKNLPSLLSATMQPLGPKQNLGPGTTFVNGVHIRPYPLGKPGDENFIALG